In Musa acuminata AAA Group cultivar baxijiao chromosome BXJ2-3, Cavendish_Baxijiao_AAA, whole genome shotgun sequence, the following proteins share a genomic window:
- the LOC135583065 gene encoding small ribosomal subunit protein uS10y produces the protein MAAAAAYGPMKPTKLGLEEPQEQLHRIRITLSSKNVKNLEKVCADLVRGAKDKRLTVKGPVRMPTKVLHITTRKSPCGEGTNTWDRFELRVHKRVIDLVSSSEVVKQITSITIEPGVEVEVTIAEP, from the exons atggcggcggcggcggcttacGGACCGATGAAACCGACGAAGCTGGGGCTGGAAGAACCCCAGGAGCAGCTTCACCGCATCCGGATCACCCTCTCCTCCAAGAACGTCAAGAACCTTGAAAAGG TTTGTGCGGATCTGGTGAGGGGAGCGAAGGACAAGCGGCTGACCGTCAAGGGTCCCGTGAGGATGCCCACCAAGGTCCTCCACATTACCACCAGGAAATCTCCCTGTGGTGAAG GAACCAATACATGGGATCGGTTTGAGCTACGCGTGCACAAGAGGGTGATTGATCTTGTCAGTTCTTCTGAGGTTGTGAAGCAGATAACCTCGATCACCATTGAACCTGGTGTGGAGGTCGAAGTAACAATCGCAGAGCCATAA
- the LOC135607248 gene encoding subtilisin-like protease SBT3.10 isoform X2 produces the protein MGTHYTPPSTFLLLFVLGFFRMEALGDEASTKLYIVCLEEWHHEDPELVTASHHEMLSSVLGSKDAAFNSIVYSYRYGFSGFAARLKESQADQIAVLPEVMSIEPSRAFRLQTTRSWDYLGLGYQHHQPPGLLERGKEGDGILIGVVDTGIWPESRSFDDSGYGPVPSRWKGTCDAGVGGPIRCNKKIIGARYYKDAVDPSRISQDEYESPRDAVGHGTHTASTAAGSLVSFASFQGLGAGTARGGAPRARLAIYKVCWKMTGGGDRCEMADVLKAIDDAVDNGVDILSLSISGYGYFPASLGAVRKGITVVFAGGNNGPVPQTINNAVPWVITVAASTIDRSFPTDIILGNGPTLVGQSMCYASSAGYKELVPFDSCSVVPQYLTQLADKIVLCFDRANAAAVDAAGETSQLLARLWQAGARGAIIARFPRSILPDCSGITCVLVDYDVGGQIANYASVETARRIPVVRVSPASNIVGSQVMSPRVAAFSARGPSTSYPDLVKPDITAPGVNILAAVRYGYQFMSGTSMACPHVSGIAALLKVVHPHWSPAAIKSALVTTAYTTNERGFPVEAEAIPRKLADPFDFGGGHIDPNRAMDPGLIYDIHPNDYVNFFRYTNRASNSTSGQNHLKLPSGAIPDLRKSGVGISRTYDLNLPSISIPDLRETPVKVIRTVTNVGDTHGRYMAVVQTPAGVKMEVQPSVLHFRASGEKLNFEVTFTPLHKVQGGFTFGSLTWVHRHGKNWVRIPIAVRVIIRDFFSDTS, from the exons ATGGGTACCCATTATACTCCGCCCTCCACCTTTCTACTTCTCTTCGTTTTGGGTTTCTTCCGAATGGAAGCTCTCGGAGACGAAGCATCAACCAAG CTGTACATTGTGTGTCTTGAAGAGTGGCATCACGAAGATCCGGAGCTTGTGACCGCGTCCCACCATGAGATGCTGTCTTCTGTGTTGGGGAG CAAGGATGCGGCATTCAATTCAATCGTCTACAGCTACAGATACGGCTTCTCGGGCTTTGCAGCCAGGCTTAAGGAATCCCAAGCAGATCAAATTGCAG TCTTGCCGGAAGTAATGAGCATCGAGCCTAGCCGCGCATTTCGTCTGCAAACTACGCGAAGCTGGGACTACCTTGGTCTAGGTTATCAGCATCACCAACCGCCAGGACTACTTGAGAGAGGCAAGGAAGGCGACGGGATCCTCATTGGAGTTGTGGACACAG GCATCTGGCCGGAATCGAGGAGCTTTGACGACAGTGGTTATGGCCCTGTACCATCGCGTTGGAAAGGAACGTGTGACGCTGGCGTAGGAGGCCCCATCAGGTGCAACAAGAAGATCATCGGTGCAAGATACTACAAAGATGCCGTCGATCCATCCAGGATCAGCCAAGACGAATACGAGTCTCCCCGGGACGCCGTTGGCCATGGAACGCACACAGCTTCCACCGCAGCAGGCTCGTTGGTGAGTTTTGCGAGCTTCCAAGGTCTCGGTGCCGGTACAGCGAGAGGAGGCGCTCCTCGAGCGCGGCTAGCAATCTACAAGGTGTGCTGGAAGATGACAGGAGGTGGGGATCGATGCGAGATGGCGGACGTACTAAAAGCCATAGATGACGCGGTGGATAACGGGGTGGACATCTTGTCACTGTCGATCAGTGGGTATGGTTATTTTCCGGCGTCACTAGGCGCGGTAAGGAAGGGGATAACGGTGGTCTTCGCTGGGGGCAACAATGGCCCGGTTCCTCAAACAATCAACAACGCGGTGCCATGGGTCATCACGGTGGCTGCCAGCACTATCGATCGCTCTTTTCCGACCGACATAATCCTTGGAAACGGACCAACTCTGGTG GGACAATCAATGTGCTACGCGTCCAGTGCAGGATACAAAGAACTTGTACCTTTTGACAG TTGCTCAGTGGTGCCTCAATATCTCACGCAATTAGCAGACAAGATTGTGTTATGCTTTGATCGTGCAAATGCTGCCGCCGTCGATGCTGCCGGTGAGACCTCCCAGTTGCTAGCGAGATTGTGGCAAGCCGGAGCAAGGGGAGCTATTATTGCACGATTCCCGCGCAGCATCCTCCCAGACTGCAGCGGCATTACATGCGTCCTCGTGGATTATGATGTAGGCGGACAGATAGCCAACTATGCCAGTGTGGAAACTGCAAG GAGAATCCCCGTGGTGCGTGTGAGCCCTGCATCCAACATCGTCGGGAGCCAAGTGATGTCGCCGAGGGTGGCAGCTTTCTCCGCAAGAGGGCCGAGTACAAGCTATCCGGACTTAGTGAAG CCTGACATCACAGCTCCGGGAGTCAATATCTTGGCGGCAGTGAGATATGGGTATCAATTTATGTCAGGAACTTCAATGGCTTGTCCTCATGTATCTGGAATTGCAGCTCTTCTCAAAGTAGTGCATCCCCATTGGTCTCCAGCTGCCATCAAATCAGCACTTGTCACCACCG CCTATACAACCAACGAACGCGGGTTCCCAGTAGAGGCAGAAGCGATTCCTCGGAAGCTGGCCGATCCTTTCGACTTTGGCGGAGGGCATATCGATCCTAACCGAGCCATGGATCCTGGACTTATTTATGATATCCATCCAAATGATTACGTCAACTTCTTTCGCTACACAAACCGTGCATCGAACAGTACTAGTGGCCAAAATCACTTGAAGCTGCCCTCAGGCGCCATTCCTGACCTCAGGAAATCTGGAGTGGGTATCAGCCGTACATATGATCTGAATCTTCCCTCCATCTCCATTCCCGACCTGAGAGAAACGCCTGTGAAAGTGATAAGAACCGTCACTAACGTGGGCGACACGCATGGCCGTTACATGGCCGTAGTGCAGACTCCAGCCGGTGTTAAGATGGAAGTGCAGCCATCTGTTCTACACTTCAGGGCTTCCGGCGAGAAGCTTAACTTTGAGGTGACGTTCACGCCGCTTCACAAGGTGCAAGGAGGCTTCACGTTCGGAAGCTTGACTTGGGTTCATCGACATGGGAAGAATTGGGTACGAATTCCTATCGCAGTTCGGGTCATCATTCGTGATTTCTTCTCCGACACCTCCTAA
- the LOC135607248 gene encoding subtilisin-like protease SBT3.10 isoform X1, whose amino-acid sequence MGTHYTPPSTFLLLFVLGFFRMEALGDEASTKLYIVCLEEWHHEDPELVTASHHEMLSSVLGSKDAAFNSIVYSYRYGFSGFAARLKESQADQIAVLPEVMSIEPSRAFRLQTTRSWDYLGLGYQHHQPPGLLERGKEGDGILIGVVDTGIWPESRSFDDSGYGPVPSRWKGTCDAGVGGPIRCNKKIIGARYYKDAVDPSRISQDEYESPRDAVGHGTHTASTAAGSLVSFASFQGLGAGTARGGAPRARLAIYKVCWKMTGGGDRCEMADVLKAIDDAVDNGVDILSLSISGYGYFPASLGAVRKGITVVFAGGNNGPVPQTINNAVPWVITVAASTIDRSFPTDIILGNGPTLVGQSMCYASSAGYKELVPFDSCSVVPQYLTQLADKIVLCFDRANAAAVDAAGETSQLLARLWQAGARGAIIARFPRSILPDCSGITCVLVDYDVGGQIANYASVETASRRIPVVRVSPASNIVGSQVMSPRVAAFSARGPSTSYPDLVKPDITAPGVNILAAVRYGYQFMSGTSMACPHVSGIAALLKVVHPHWSPAAIKSALVTTAYTTNERGFPVEAEAIPRKLADPFDFGGGHIDPNRAMDPGLIYDIHPNDYVNFFRYTNRASNSTSGQNHLKLPSGAIPDLRKSGVGISRTYDLNLPSISIPDLRETPVKVIRTVTNVGDTHGRYMAVVQTPAGVKMEVQPSVLHFRASGEKLNFEVTFTPLHKVQGGFTFGSLTWVHRHGKNWVRIPIAVRVIIRDFFSDTS is encoded by the exons ATGGGTACCCATTATACTCCGCCCTCCACCTTTCTACTTCTCTTCGTTTTGGGTTTCTTCCGAATGGAAGCTCTCGGAGACGAAGCATCAACCAAG CTGTACATTGTGTGTCTTGAAGAGTGGCATCACGAAGATCCGGAGCTTGTGACCGCGTCCCACCATGAGATGCTGTCTTCTGTGTTGGGGAG CAAGGATGCGGCATTCAATTCAATCGTCTACAGCTACAGATACGGCTTCTCGGGCTTTGCAGCCAGGCTTAAGGAATCCCAAGCAGATCAAATTGCAG TCTTGCCGGAAGTAATGAGCATCGAGCCTAGCCGCGCATTTCGTCTGCAAACTACGCGAAGCTGGGACTACCTTGGTCTAGGTTATCAGCATCACCAACCGCCAGGACTACTTGAGAGAGGCAAGGAAGGCGACGGGATCCTCATTGGAGTTGTGGACACAG GCATCTGGCCGGAATCGAGGAGCTTTGACGACAGTGGTTATGGCCCTGTACCATCGCGTTGGAAAGGAACGTGTGACGCTGGCGTAGGAGGCCCCATCAGGTGCAACAAGAAGATCATCGGTGCAAGATACTACAAAGATGCCGTCGATCCATCCAGGATCAGCCAAGACGAATACGAGTCTCCCCGGGACGCCGTTGGCCATGGAACGCACACAGCTTCCACCGCAGCAGGCTCGTTGGTGAGTTTTGCGAGCTTCCAAGGTCTCGGTGCCGGTACAGCGAGAGGAGGCGCTCCTCGAGCGCGGCTAGCAATCTACAAGGTGTGCTGGAAGATGACAGGAGGTGGGGATCGATGCGAGATGGCGGACGTACTAAAAGCCATAGATGACGCGGTGGATAACGGGGTGGACATCTTGTCACTGTCGATCAGTGGGTATGGTTATTTTCCGGCGTCACTAGGCGCGGTAAGGAAGGGGATAACGGTGGTCTTCGCTGGGGGCAACAATGGCCCGGTTCCTCAAACAATCAACAACGCGGTGCCATGGGTCATCACGGTGGCTGCCAGCACTATCGATCGCTCTTTTCCGACCGACATAATCCTTGGAAACGGACCAACTCTGGTG GGACAATCAATGTGCTACGCGTCCAGTGCAGGATACAAAGAACTTGTACCTTTTGACAG TTGCTCAGTGGTGCCTCAATATCTCACGCAATTAGCAGACAAGATTGTGTTATGCTTTGATCGTGCAAATGCTGCCGCCGTCGATGCTGCCGGTGAGACCTCCCAGTTGCTAGCGAGATTGTGGCAAGCCGGAGCAAGGGGAGCTATTATTGCACGATTCCCGCGCAGCATCCTCCCAGACTGCAGCGGCATTACATGCGTCCTCGTGGATTATGATGTAGGCGGACAGATAGCCAACTATGCCAGTGTGGAAACTGCAAG TAGGAGAATCCCCGTGGTGCGTGTGAGCCCTGCATCCAACATCGTCGGGAGCCAAGTGATGTCGCCGAGGGTGGCAGCTTTCTCCGCAAGAGGGCCGAGTACAAGCTATCCGGACTTAGTGAAG CCTGACATCACAGCTCCGGGAGTCAATATCTTGGCGGCAGTGAGATATGGGTATCAATTTATGTCAGGAACTTCAATGGCTTGTCCTCATGTATCTGGAATTGCAGCTCTTCTCAAAGTAGTGCATCCCCATTGGTCTCCAGCTGCCATCAAATCAGCACTTGTCACCACCG CCTATACAACCAACGAACGCGGGTTCCCAGTAGAGGCAGAAGCGATTCCTCGGAAGCTGGCCGATCCTTTCGACTTTGGCGGAGGGCATATCGATCCTAACCGAGCCATGGATCCTGGACTTATTTATGATATCCATCCAAATGATTACGTCAACTTCTTTCGCTACACAAACCGTGCATCGAACAGTACTAGTGGCCAAAATCACTTGAAGCTGCCCTCAGGCGCCATTCCTGACCTCAGGAAATCTGGAGTGGGTATCAGCCGTACATATGATCTGAATCTTCCCTCCATCTCCATTCCCGACCTGAGAGAAACGCCTGTGAAAGTGATAAGAACCGTCACTAACGTGGGCGACACGCATGGCCGTTACATGGCCGTAGTGCAGACTCCAGCCGGTGTTAAGATGGAAGTGCAGCCATCTGTTCTACACTTCAGGGCTTCCGGCGAGAAGCTTAACTTTGAGGTGACGTTCACGCCGCTTCACAAGGTGCAAGGAGGCTTCACGTTCGGAAGCTTGACTTGGGTTCATCGACATGGGAAGAATTGGGTACGAATTCCTATCGCAGTTCGGGTCATCATTCGTGATTTCTTCTCCGACACCTCCTAA